Proteins found in one Brachypodium distachyon strain Bd21 chromosome 5, Brachypodium_distachyon_v3.0, whole genome shotgun sequence genomic segment:
- the LOC104581355 gene encoding uncharacterized protein LOC104581355: MPSPSSAAAPAGWRKCTASRLRAARSLRRPKFWKAKMKAYIMTQSYAIWEKIAKSYELPADDAITPTNLVHVENNYKARNYIIQGLQRSDFDRVAHLASAHEVWNTLCSYHEGSNSVKEVRKDTYKKEDMKFEMKTGESLYEFFARFNKILSNLRALGVTYTDVEASRQLLSALDMSIWEMKVTSIRESTTMSTLTLDILYSKLKTHELDILGRRTGSKSIALVSNPSRSNGNTSYFYALSFLSQLTDEQLEQCPEEELALLTSYFTRALQNVRSRKRGGNNALRCFECGDPNHFRQNCPKFYTRWRKKRMGRTRRRSAPSTSRIKREVTLLE; this comes from the coding sequence ttCTGGAAGGCCAAGATGAAGGCATACATCATGACACAAAGTTACGCCATATGGGAGAAAATCGCCAAGTCCTACGAGCTCCCCGCGGACGATGCGATCACACCAACAAACTTGGTCCATGTGGAGAACAACTACAAGGCGAGGAACTACATCATCCAAGGTCTACAACGAAGTGACTTCGACCGTGTCGCTCACCTTGCATCTGCTCATGAGGTATGGAATACACTTTGTAGTTATCATGAAGGATCAAACTCTGTTAAGGAGGTGCGTAAGGACACGTACAAAAAGGAGGatatgaaatttgagatgaagACAGGTGAATCTTTGTATGAATTCTTTGCACGTTTTAATAAGATTCTCAGCAACTTACGTGCATTAGGTGTTACCTATACTGATGTTGAGGCTTCTAGGCAACTTTTGAGTGCTttagatatgtccatatgGGAGATGAAAGTTACATCTATTAGAGAATCTACAACCATGAGCACACTTACACTTGATATCTTAtactcaaaactgaaaactcatgaattagatattcttggtaggagaaccggttccaaatcaattgcacttgttTCTAACCCTAGCCGCTCTAATGGTAATACTTCATATTTCTATGCTCTGTCTTTTTTGTCTCAACTAACTGATGAACAGTTAGAGCAATGCCCAGAAGAAGAGTTGGCACTCCTCACCTCTTATTTTACACGTGCCCTGCAAAATGttcgttcaaggaagagaggtgggAACAATGCTCTAAGGTGTTTTGAATGCGGTGATCCCAATCACTTTCGCCAAAATTGTCCCAAATTCTATAcaagatggcgaaagaagagaatggggaggacaagaagaagaagcgccccttcaacatcaagaataaaaagagagGTGACTTTGCTCGAGTAG